The following proteins are co-located in the Verrucomicrobiota bacterium genome:
- a CDS encoding ABC transporter ATP-binding protein, producing MGNEIAAGPCAVRSAGDVVIRIEGITKRYVMGTTTVHALKGIDLLIRPNEYLAVMGPSGSGKSTLMNMLGCLDTPTSGRYEFNGKDVANMEDDELAAIRNREIGFVFQTFNLLPRSTSLQNVELPLVYAGVPAVERRRRAAEALVSVGLMDRLDHKPNELSGGQRQRVAIARALVNRPSIILADEPTGNLDSHTGREIMTLFENLHEMGNTIIVVTHEEAVARYARRVVRLRDGKIESDRRVHDHRP from the coding sequence ATGGGAAATGAGATCGCGGCAGGGCCCTGCGCGGTCCGGTCCGCGGGCGACGTGGTGATCCGGATTGAAGGGATCACGAAGCGATACGTGATGGGGACGACGACGGTTCACGCCCTGAAGGGAATCGACCTGTTGATCCGGCCGAACGAATACCTGGCCGTGATGGGGCCGTCCGGCAGCGGCAAATCGACCTTGATGAACATGCTGGGCTGTCTCGATACGCCGACCAGCGGGCGTTACGAGTTTAACGGCAAAGACGTGGCCAACATGGAGGACGACGAGCTTGCCGCGATTCGCAACCGGGAAATCGGGTTCGTGTTCCAGACGTTCAATCTCCTTCCGCGCTCCACCAGCCTGCAGAATGTGGAGTTGCCCTTGGTGTACGCCGGCGTGCCGGCCGTCGAGCGACGCCGGCGGGCGGCTGAGGCGCTCGTCAGCGTCGGATTGATGGATCGCCTCGACCATAAGCCGAACGAACTGTCGGGTGGCCAGCGCCAGCGGGTGGCGATCGCCCGTGCCCTGGTGAATCGGCCTTCGATCATCCTGGCCGACGAGCCCACGGGCAACCTCGACTCACACACGGGCCGGGAAATCATGACGCTGTTTGAGAACCTGCACGAAATGGGCAACACCATCATCGTGGTCACCCACGAAGAGGCGGTCGCGCGGTATGCCCGGCGCGTGGTGCGCCTCCGGGACGGAAAAATCGAGAGCGACCGGCGTGTGCACGACCACAGGCCGTGA
- a CDS encoding ABC transporter permease → MRRLLYEWAESGRMAAQQVAVNRTRSCLTILGVVIGIVAVILMGTAVSGIDTGFDRSMSLLGDDVLYVEQWPWTPGEDFWLYRNRPDIRLADANRLNEIIAATPNSHLRLAVPAPATMQTVTHGTRQLSNVYTMGTTSDYALVGITDCRSGRFLNEPESRGGRNVCVIGLDVAENLFGAEEPLGKTLKIGNQSYQVIGVFERQGSFLGLFSFDSQVVIPLASYAKYFKTGSESASIRVKVNDRGQMDEAREELRGAFRRVRGLLPEQADNFSINEQQAFRSTLGPVKAGLAIAGLFITGLALFVGAIGIMNITFVSVRERTREIGTRKALGARRRTILMQFLIEAVTICLLGGVIGWILAFGLFSLVAFSFPGFPIRFSPGLLVVALVASVLTGIFSGFVPAWQASRLSPVEALRYE, encoded by the coding sequence ATGCGACGACTCCTTTATGAATGGGCGGAAAGCGGCCGGATGGCTGCCCAGCAGGTCGCGGTGAATCGAACCCGTTCCTGTCTCACGATTCTGGGGGTGGTTATCGGGATCGTCGCCGTCATCCTGATGGGGACCGCCGTCAGCGGCATCGACACCGGCTTTGACCGGAGCATGTCGTTGCTGGGCGATGATGTGCTCTACGTCGAACAGTGGCCCTGGACGCCCGGAGAGGATTTCTGGCTTTACCGGAACCGGCCGGACATCAGGTTGGCCGACGCCAACCGGCTCAACGAGATTATCGCAGCCACTCCCAATTCCCACCTGCGGCTGGCGGTCCCCGCGCCGGCCACCATGCAGACTGTCACGCACGGCACGCGGCAATTAAGCAACGTCTACACGATGGGTACGACCAGCGATTACGCTTTGGTCGGGATCACGGATTGCCGGAGCGGCCGTTTCCTGAATGAGCCCGAGAGTCGCGGCGGGCGGAACGTGTGCGTGATCGGACTCGACGTCGCCGAGAACCTTTTCGGAGCGGAAGAGCCGCTTGGAAAAACGCTCAAAATTGGCAACCAGAGCTATCAGGTGATCGGCGTTTTCGAACGCCAGGGGTCTTTTCTGGGCTTGTTCAGCTTCGACTCGCAGGTGGTCATCCCGCTCGCCTCCTACGCCAAGTATTTCAAAACCGGCAGCGAAAGCGCCTCCATTCGGGTCAAGGTCAACGACCGCGGGCAGATGGACGAAGCACGGGAGGAATTGCGGGGCGCTTTTCGCCGGGTTCGGGGGCTGTTGCCGGAACAGGCCGACAATTTCTCCATCAACGAGCAGCAGGCCTTCCGCTCGACGCTGGGGCCGGTGAAAGCCGGCCTCGCGATTGCGGGCCTGTTCATCACCGGGTTGGCCTTGTTCGTCGGCGCGATCGGTATCATGAACATCACCTTCGTCAGCGTTCGGGAACGCACCCGGGAGATCGGTACGCGCAAGGCTCTGGGTGCTCGAAGGCGTACCATCCTCATGCAATTCCTGATTGAGGCGGTCACCATCTGCCTGCTTGGAGGCGTCATCGGGTGGATCCTGGCGTTCGGTCTCTTTAGCCTGGTCGCGTTCTCATTTCCCGGTTTTCCCATCCGGTTTTCCCCGGGCCTGCTGGTCGTGGCGTTGGTCGCCTCCGTGTTGACCGGCATCTTTTCAGGGTTTGTACCGGCCTGGCAGGCGTCACGGCTGAGCCCCGTGGAGGCCTTGCGCTATGAGTGA